The DNA region AACAGCGGTTCCAAGAACCGATCTTTTACAACTTATTGAGAGGTAAAAAATTGATGAAATTTAAAAATGATATTCCTATTGAGTATCTTCCTGGAAGCACTATGATCGTTCCGCCAAATTTGGAAATGGAAGTTAATTTTCCTGATTCAAGTTTAGTAAATCCTACTCAATGCCTTTCTCTGACGATTGATAAAATGAAAATCGCCAGTTCATTATCTTTATTAAATGAACGATATCCACGACTGGATGGTCAACTATGGCAACTTTCAATGAAAGATTATAGTGTATTTACAAATGAAGAAATTTCTTCCCTAATATATAAATTGTATCATCTTGCAAATCAAAATACGCAAGAAGCTAGAATAATAGCAGAGCTAACCTTGACGGAACTATTGGTATTACTTTTTCAATCGCAAAATAGAAAGGATTTATTTCTTAATAATAGCTTTGGTGCATTAAATGACTTAGTGAGATATATTCAAGACAATTTGGATAGTGAACTTACTATAGCGTTTTTATCTCAACAAATGTCCATGAGCAAAACCACTTTGTTTCGTACTTTTAAAAGAGAATTTAATATTACACCGCTAGAATATATCAATAAAGCTAGAATAGAAAGAGCCAAAAGAATATTGATTGAACAGCCTCATCTGACTATTGCAGAAATAAGTTATCTAGTCGGTTTTGAAAATCCTAATTATTTTACTCGATTGTTTAAGCAATATTTACATACGACTCCTACTATACTTAGAAAAACAAACCAAAAATTAAGTTAGATCCAAAATAATCTATTTAATTAGATTGTATATCTCCAGAATTCTCCACATTAATTTGATTATCTTTTGGTAATAATTTCACATTTTCCAATGTAGGAAATGTTACATTTTTTAATTGAATAGCTAGTTTCGCATCTAATCTACTACATTCCCAATTTATATTTTTTAAACGTAGATGTTGGACATTATTTACGCTAAGAGCCCAGACACCATCAGGAGTAGTTGTAGGTGTAAACTTTACGTCAATATTTTCCAATGTAATATGATCAAAATAACCTCCATTGTGACTATGAATATAAAAAGCACCTCTTATACTATCTGCTACTATATTTGTAATTAATATATTATTTGCATTATTTTCCCTATTCAAATTAAGCATCAATGCATTATCCATATTATGCATTTTTAAATCATTAATAGTAACATTATTGATGTCTCCTTTAGTTACACCCCAACCTCCAGGTTGTATATAAATACCAGCTAGCATATTTGTTCTATGCGCCGCACCAGAAGTTCTATGTGTAAAGACTCCAGGTCCTTCAAAACTAGAATGTTCAATTTTTACACCATCAACGGGCATAATCACACGAATACCATTACAAGATGAGTTAATTTTACAATCTGTAATAACAAAATTATTCCAATACCCTCCAGCAATTGCATCATCTCCTGTTTCGAATGTACTATTCCTAATCAATATATTATTACCACCTCGAATATGTATACCGTCCCAACCTTGTTTTATATGCATATTTTGTAATATTACATTATCCAAACTATATCCCAGTATGGCATAATTACCTGCTTTTTGCACTGTAATATTTGATATTGTTATATTTCTGGAAGGTAGTTGTGTAGTCTAGACACAATTCAATTTCAAAATAAAAAAAATAAAAAAAATGATTATAATTATAACAAAAAAAGATTTAGGAGATAAAAATATTAATATCATAAAAGAGGATTCAATTAATATTAAAATTCCAATACCTAATTTAGAAAATGATGAAACTTTTTTTCTTGACGGTGTTTTTTGTAAAAAAATAAACGATACAAAAGAAGAGAAAAGGACTGGTATATTAAACGTAGAATATAAGAGATCCTTAATTTTGAAAATTCTAAATGGTTCTTCTTTAGAAGATATAAAATTGATAATAGATTCAACAATGGGGTCAATTAATGATAAATTATTCTTCCATTCTATTGATTAATTTTTCATATGGCTCTTTTGTAATTATATGGTATTTATTCCTTTCCCCATTAATTGGAGAAGATAACATAATCTGAGTATATCCATTTTCCACTTTTGCTATTGATACAATATGATTCTTAGAAATAACTCTCTCTAATGGAGTTTCTTTACTATTATCTATTAAGTGTATAAATTCTTTCATATTTTGTTTTGCCTAAAATACAAACTTAGTACGAACTTTAAATAAAAAACATAAATTTGTTCTGAAAATATTAAGCTACGTACTTATTTTGCCTCCAGAAACCGACCAAGTTTAAGCATTTAAGTAAGACGTAATAAAATATGCCAAAAGTACGGTGGCCACGTTTAGACGTGAGGTCACTTATTTTGGCATATACGTTCTTGGTCGGGCGTTGGAGGCAAATAAGTTGGCTTCACGTCGCTTTTTTAAGACAAATTTATCCTTTAGGAGCCTTAGGAATATATCTTAAACCGACCAAAAAATGAACAAGATCCCAAATTGGATTAGATGGACTTTGGTTCCCATTAGTGTTATTGTGTTTTTTACTTTATTACCTGTATTATTTAAAACTTTAGTTGAATTTTTAGGATTTTTACCCCCAAATAGTCGTATGTATAAATACTATACAGTACCACTAATTGATGGTATTAGTGCAGCATTAACAGTTTATATTCCATCAGAAGAAATTGCTCCATCTAAAAGCAAAATTGTAGCACTTGTAATTGTATTAATAATTTCTATTCTAGCTTTGATTACCATATTACTAAATTTAAGATTTTTAGACATTAAACAATATATTAGCATTATTGCTATTTTGGTATTTTCTTGGGCTGTATATTTAAATATACCAAAATCGAAAGAAGTTAAAATTGTGAGAAAATAGTCTCATTTTATCCATTTCACATATTTTACGTAATTTCACGTTATGGAGAAGAAAAAAACAAAATCTATGGAGGAATTGGTAAATAACTATAACAAGATAGTTAAGAAAGCCCAACAAAATAATAATAGTAATGAACTTTTTAATAGGTTATTAAAAAAGGCAACTATAAAACCTAGGCAATCCGATTCAAAATCTCGTTAAATAAATTTCCTTGATATAACTTATGCATGTATCTAAAAGATACTTCATCTATGTATTTTTGAAGATGTTTTTTAGATACATGAATATAAGATCCATTTATAGTTCGCTTTACATGGGACCAAAATCCCTCTAACGTATTTGTATAAATATTACCATCAACATATTGACCTCTTCCATGATCTACGAATAAGTGATTATACCTGCTTGATAAACCATTATAACCATGCCATTCGTCTGTAAATACTGTACTATTTTTCTTTACATTGCTATTGATTAGAGGTTGAATACTTTCTTTTCTTGTATTGTCAACTACAAAACATTTTACTCTTCCACCTCTTTCTAATATACCCAATACAGGTGTTTTATCTTTGAAACTGCGACCTTGGCATTTTTCTACTTTTTTATCCTTATGCCTATTTTTATTTTTCCCTCCAACAAAAGTTTCATCACACTCAATTGTACCTTCTAAAAGATCAAAAGAGTTATCCTGCATTAATTTTTTTATTTGGTGTGACATTCTTAATGCTGTTTTATAACATACATCCAATGCTCTTTCTAATTCTTTTGCAGAAACTCCATTTTTAGATGTTGAATAAAGATATATAGCATAAAACCAATAAGTTAATGGAGTAGTAGTTTTTTCGAAAATAGTATCTTTCGTAGGATATAGTTGATTTCCACATTTAGAACATTGGTAAGATCGTCTATGTTTAGTCCTTTTGTATGTTCCAACTTGATTACATTTAGGACATACACAACCTTCATATCTTAAAGAAAAAACCTTATCCAAACAAGCATCCTCATTTGGATAATCTTTCATAAAATTGGATATAGTATACTTTGACATAAACAAATATAATCAATAAAAACTATATTTGTGTTTTGAGTACACATCTGCCTTCTGGAATTAGATAATAGGATCGTATGGGCACCCCTCATCCCCTCCTCTCCTCGTCCATTAAATACATGCTGCCCATCAATCACTCCCTCTCCTAGTAGGGTAATATTTTGAACTTCATTTCCTATGATCAAAGCCTTTGTCCAAATGGAATCATAAGCACTATTACTATTATTTCCTTGATCACTGATCGTGCTATATTTTGTCAGATCCTTTGAAGGTATAAAAGAACGATAGTCATTAATATTAGAAGATCCCATTAAATAAGCATCCTTTTCCAACAAAATATTTACATTAGAAGCTAAAAATATAGTTCCTGTTATAAATTTACCTCTTGGAATGATTACTGTACCTCCGCCTTTTAAATAGGCTTCTTGGATTGTACGATTAATTGCTTGTGTATTGATCGTTCTTCCATCAGCTTTGGCGCCAAAATTTAGAATATTATAATTAGATTGACTATTGCCTATTATTGGTACACAAAGAATACTTATTAATACGTATTTAACGACTAGTCTTATTTTTTTACGGAGATAATACCCTTCCATTATAATCAATTTTCGCCTTCAAAAGTATCAATTTAATTGAAAAAATAATAGGAATGTAAGATTAAAATCAATTACATTCCTATCATTTTCTAGTTTTAGTAATGCAGAACTATTAATTTGGTCGGCTTGCAATACTTTTTCCGTAAGAATTAGAAGGTTTATCTCCCATAACAAATGTTAGCGTACCACCCTTAACTATGGTACTATGATCTATATACATTTTAGGATAATCTTTTCCATTCCATAATACTTTTTGAATATATTTATTTTTCATATTATTGTTGACCACTTTAACATTAAATGTTGTATTCTTAGAAATATGTATTGTTATATCATTTGCTAATGGAGTTCCAAATACATATCTGCCAGATGTCGGATCCACTGGATACATTCCCATAGCTGTAAATGCATACCATGCGCTCATTTGACCAACATCTTCATTACCACAAAGTCCATCAGGTTTGTCTGTATAGAAACTGTCCACTGAAGCACGTAATAAATCAGCAGTTTTATCTGGGCGACCTAAATAATTATATAAATAAATAATATGATGACTTGGTTCATTTCCTTGCGCATATTGTCCTATCATGCCAGATATGTCTGGAGGTGCACCATCTCCTAACTCAGAGGACATATGGAAAAAATGATCCAATCTGTCCTCAAAAGTTTTCTCACCACCTACTAAGGAAATTAAACCCTTTACATCCTGAGGTACGGACCATATATATTGCCAAGCATCACCTTCTGTATAATCATGTCTTGGAGAAATAGGATTAAATGGTTCTCTAAAACTCCCATCTAATTTTCTTCCTATAAAAAATCCTCTCGAAGCATCCCAATATTTATGATATAATTCACTTCTTTCTTTAAAATATTTAGCATCTTCTACTTTGCCTAGAGACTTTGCCATTCTTGCAATACCTGCATCTGCAATCGCAAATTCTAATGCCCAAGAAACCGATTGACCTAAAGAATCCATTGGAATAAATTGTAACTTTTGAACATAGTTTAATCCAGATTTTTGACGCATTGCAGTAGAGCGCACGGCTTCGTATGCTAATGCTATTTTATCACGAGGTATTAATCCTTTAAGATATGCATCTGTAATAACTGGAATTGCTGGGTTACCAACCATACAATCTGTTTCACATCCCATTAATGGCCACACGGGTAATCGACCTTGTTGTTGAAAAATAGCAAGCATAGAAGAGACCATATCTTGCACTTTTTCAGGCTCAGCAATAGTCATAAAAGGCGCCCATGCCCTATAAGAATCCCACAATGAAAGTGTAGTTACGTTTTTAAAATCTGCATTTTTATATACTTTTTTATCTGTTCCTCTGTAATCATTATTTACATCATTGAACAAAGACGGAGCTATGTACATGTGATACATGGCTGTATAAAAAATAGTTTTTTCCTTTTGAGGAGCATCGAAATCTATTCTGGATAATGTTTCATTCCATTTTTGATCGGCGGCATTTTTATATAAATCAAAATTCCAGCTAGGCATTTCTACTTTCATATTTAAAAGCGCATTTTCTTCACTTACTGGTGAAATTGCCACTTTTACCTCAATGTCCGCATTTTTTTCTGCGTTAAAATATAGTGCAGCTTTAACTTCTTTACCTTGTGCTTCATTTCCTGCAACAGGATTTGAGCCATCAAATAATTTTACGCTTTGACTAGGTTGAGATAGTTTTATGGCAAAAT from Rhizosphaericola mali includes:
- a CDS encoding helix-turn-helix domain-containing protein; translation: MKDSILNIPINYVNTEPADNKRSFGMESFELSVLETFETTTIKQRFQEPIFYNLLRGKKLMKFKNDIPIEYLPGSTMIVPPNLEMEVNFPDSSLVNPTQCLSLTIDKMKIASSLSLLNERYPRLDGQLWQLSMKDYSVFTNEEISSLIYKLYHLANQNTQEARIIAELTLTELLVLLFQSQNRKDLFLNNSFGALNDLVRYIQDNLDSELTIAFLSQQMSMSKTTLFRTFKREFNITPLEYINKARIERAKRILIEQPHLTIAEISYLVGFENPNYFTRLFKQYLHTTPTILRKTNQKLS
- a CDS encoding glycoside hydrolase family protein, producing MQKAGNYAILGYSLDNVILQNMHIKQGWDGIHIRGGNNILIRNSTFETGDDAIAGGYWNNFVITDCKINSSCNGIRVIMPVDGVKIEHSSFEGPGVFTHRTSGAAHRTNMLAGIYIQPGGWGVTKGDINNVTINDLKMHNMDNALMLNLNRENNANNILITNIVADSIRGAFYIHSHNGGYFDHITLENIDVKFTPTTTPDGVWALSVNNVQHLRLKNINWECSRLDAKLAIQLKNVTFPTLENVKLLPKDNQINVENSGDIQSN
- a CDS encoding IS1595 family transposase; its protein translation is MSKYTISNFMKDYPNEDACLDKVFSLRYEGCVCPKCNQVGTYKRTKHRRSYQCSKCGNQLYPTKDTIFEKTTTPLTYWFYAIYLYSTSKNGVSAKELERALDVCYKTALRMSHQIKKLMQDNSFDLLEGTIECDETFVGGKNKNRHKDKKVEKCQGRSFKDKTPVLGILERGGRVKCFVVDNTRKESIQPLINSNVKKNSTVFTDEWHGYNGLSSRYNHLFVDHGRGQYVDGNIYTNTLEGFWSHVKRTINGSYIHVSKKHLQKYIDEVSFRYMHKLYQGNLFNEILNRIA
- a CDS encoding glycosyl hydrolase family 28-related protein, which codes for MEGYYLRKKIRLVVKYVLISILCVPIIGNSQSNYNILNFGAKADGRTINTQAINRTIQEAYLKGGGTVIIPRGKFITGTIFLASNVNILLEKDAYLMGSSNINDYRSFIPSKDLTKYSTISDQGNNSNSAYDSIWTKALIIGNEVQNITLLGEGVIDGQHVFNGRGEEGMRGAHTILLSNSRRQMCTQNTNIVFIDYICLCQSILYPIL
- a CDS encoding GH92 family glycosyl hydrolase; the encoded protein is MYFKSFLSSTLVFLGTTLHAQTTTTKTSFVDPRIGSDGHGHVFVGADVPFGAVQLGPTQINKGWDWCSGYNYAGKEILGFSHTHLSGTGCADLNDILLVPANGKQQLFPMKENDPESGYGSYFSRNSEHVSPGYYQVYLDKYKVNVELTSTERVGLHKYHYENKTSANIFVDLGFHQYDDPKKTFFKKVNDSTFVGYRLASGWANDKRVYFAIKLSQPSQSVKLFDGSNPVAGNEAQGKEVKAALYFNAEKNADIEVKVAISPVSEENALLNMKVEMPSWNFDLYKNAADQKWNETLSRIDFDAPQKEKTIFYTAMYHMYIAPSLFNDVNNDYRGTDKKVYKNADFKNVTTLSLWDSYRAWAPFMTIAEPEKVQDMVSSMLAIFQQQGRLPVWPLMGCETDCMVGNPAIPVITDAYLKGLIPRDKIALAYEAVRSTAMRQKSGLNYVQKLQFIPMDSLGQSVSWALEFAIADAGIARMAKSLGKVEDAKYFKERSELYHKYWDASRGFFIGRKLDGSFREPFNPISPRHDYTEGDAWQYIWSVPQDVKGLISLVGGEKTFEDRLDHFFHMSSELGDGAPPDISGMIGQYAQGNEPSHHIIYLYNYLGRPDKTADLLRASVDSFYTDKPDGLCGNEDVGQMSAWYAFTAMGMYPVDPTSGRYVFGTPLANDITIHISKNTTFNVKVVNNNMKNKYIQKVLWNGKDYPKMYIDHSTIVKGGTLTFVMGDKPSNSYGKSIASRPN